The Bacteroidia bacterium genomic interval CAAGCTTGACGATAGCCGGCATGCTGCCAGGATTGCCTTTGGTCCCGATGCAACTTTTACAGGCTTTGATTTCTCCAAAGCCCCCCAGAGAAGAATAGATTATATCTTCACTTCTCCTGCTAATATGGAGGTGAAGAAATATGCCGTATTGACTGATTCAAGGGATCAGAAATATCCCTCGGATCACTTTCCGGTCTATATAAAAGTCCAACTGAAATAAGGAGTGACGCTGCTTGCTATAGGAAGGATATCCTAAGAGGACATCTCAGCTTACCTTCTCATGCTCAAAGTCCAGAATATCTCCCGGTTTGCAATCCAGGGCTTCACAAATGGCATTGAGGGTAGAAAAACGAATGGCTCTCACATGCCCTTTTTTGAGCAGGGATAAGTTCTTCATGGAAATATTCACTTTCTCAGAAAGCTCAGTAAGGCTCATTTTGCGCTTTGCCAGTTCTACGTCCAGACGTACAATGATTGCCATGTTTATACCGTTTGCGATTCGAGTTCCTGTAATTCTTTTCCTTTATTGAAAACCTCAGCCAGAGCGAGAAATATTAACCCCATAAATACAGCACTGTATTTGATTTCCCATAGAGAGGGATAGGCTATTGTTGTTCCATTTATTAACTCAAATTTGTCATGAAAATAGACACAAGAGAATAGTATGATCAGGTATTCATAAAAACCCAGACTAACGGCCAGGAACCCTATTTTTCTAATACGAGCTGGGTTTTTAGACGAAAAAGACTCCCCATCTTTAAAACTTTTGAAGATTTTACCGAGAAAAAATAGGATAAAAAAATAGAAACTCAAATATATGCCGGCATGTATATACCCCAGACTTTGAGACCAGCTTCTCTCCTTTACCAGGATCTCCAGATTTGCTTTTTTGACTTCTATGTACTGAACCTGAAAGTTTTCATCCAGGCTATGGGGTTTATAGTAAGAAGAAGGATTCTCAAGCTGTACCGGAACCTCAAAAAAAGCAGTAAAATTCTCAGGTAATTGTCCTGTGAAAGCAAGGAGAGCAATGAATAAGACATAGGGAATGACTAGGCCAAAGAACCCCATGCCTAAATTGGAGCTGTAATAAAGAAAGTTTGGCAGAGACTTTTTCATAAGGGTCTCGATAATAGCGTAAATTATTTTACGATAAAAGTAAAATATATTACGATAATTTCAAAACCTCTCTTTGTATTAGCACCTTCTCTCGGCTAATCACTTGCACGAAAGAGCCGAAATGAGCAAATTAGGAATTGCTGATTTATCTGGCTTATCAAGCGCCAGATACAGAGGATATCTATACTATGATCACTTACAGAACCGCCACCAAAGAGGATGCTCGTCGTATAGCTCAATTGCATGCATTGAGCTGGCAGCAGAATTATAAGGGGATTTTGAATGATCAGTATTTGGATCAGGAGGTCCGCAATGATCGAATGAAAGTTTGGGATAAACGCCTGAACGAACCTCGGGAAAATCAGCATATCATTCTGGCTTTTGATGAAAATATTCTCTGCGGATTTGCCTGTGCCTATGCAGACAAAGATCCTAAATGGGGAGCCTTATTGGATAATCTTCACATCTTTGGCGATTGGAAAGGAAAGGGGATAGGTGCTGAGCTCATGAGACAATCAGCTGCATGGGTGCATCAAAGAAATCCTGATTCCAATTACTACCTTTGGGTGCTGGAGAAAAATGAGGGCGCTACCCGCTTTTATAAGCGTTTGGGAGGCGAAATCGTAGAGACAACCCTCGATGATATGCCAGGAGGAGGTCAGGCAAGTATACACCGCATTGTCTGGACAGATCTGCAGCCTTTACTCAAGAAATAGTAGGGGCAAAGTATCAGCTATCCGACAACAATTTCCTGACCCTTGTATTATATTATAGGAAAAGAAGTTGAGATGAGAAAGATAAGTGTAGAAACCTATAATCATGCTCCTGATCAATATGAATTGAGGAAGGGAAGTAGTGAAGGTGCTCCTTTATGTCCCTATGGGAATTCCTACCAATGGATCGGATTTGATAAGAATAAGGGCGAATATGTCCGCTTTACAAAGAGACTTTTTAAACGATTGGTAAATGCTCAATAAGTAGCTTTGCCCAAAAGATGTACACTAAATCAATTGATAAATATGCTTAAATGGACCGATGTAATTCGTTTTGCTAAAAAAGGCAATCCCACTCCAGACAGAACCGTGAGAAAGAGCGAGGAGGAATGGAAAGCACAATTGACCCCTGATCAGTATACCATTACTCGATTGAAGGGAACAGAACGTGCGTTCAGTTCGGAGATGTGTGGCCTTTTTGAACCTGGTATTTATGCCTGTGTTTGTTGTGAAACGGAACTCTTCGATTCGGCAGAGAAATTTGAATCGGGTACGGGATGGCCCTCGTTTACCCAACCGCTAAAAGAGAATGCCGTTGCCTATCACGCAGATTTTACCCACGGCATGTACCGAATCGAAACCACCTGCAATACCTGTGAAGCTCATTTAGGACATGTCTTTCCTGACGGTCCCGGAGAAGGAGGATTGCGCTATTGTATGAATGCCGTCGCTTTGCAGAAAGTAGAGAAGGTGGAAGGATAATAAAGAGGTGTTATAGTGTTGTAGTGTTTTAGTTGGAGAGGTTAAGTTAGGCACTACAACACTACAACACTACAACACTACAACACTACAACACTACAACACTACAACACTACAACACATCTCCAATATTTTGCAAATATCCCTCCCATCCCCCCTCCTCCTCGACGCGGGTCTCGCCAGCCTGCTAGAAAGCAAAGGCCACAATCTGGATCATCCGCTCTGGTCTGCTTTTCTTCTGAAAGAAAATCCACAGGCCATTTTTGAAGCCCATTTGGAACATCTGCATGCAGGGGCTCAGATAATTACAACCGCTTCTTATCAGGCTTCTCTCCCCGGATTTAAAGAAATAGGAATAGACAGACGGGAAGCCAATAAGCTTTTACAGCTCTCTGTTCAATTGGCTGTAGAGGCCCGGGATACCTTTCTCCAGAAACAGAATACAGACATTTGGATAGCAGCAAGCTTGGGACCCTATGGAGCTTATTTGGCAGATGGTTCCGAGTATAGAGGAAATTATGGAATTAGTCGAAAAGACTTAACAAGCTTCCATCGAGAAAGAGTAGAAGCTATGATGGAGACAGAAGCGGATATATTTGCTTGTGAAACCCTGCCTTCCCTGGAGGAGGCATTAGTTCTAGCCGAACTTATGCAGGAGTACAGGAAGGCGGCCTGGATATCTTTTTCTTGTCAGGATGGGGAAAGGACAAATGAAGGGCAAAAACTCCTGACATGTGCAGAGGCATTGGAGAGTTTCGAGGAAATATTTGCTATAGGAGTAAATTGTAGCCCACCCCAATATGTTCTCTCTCTCATACAGGAACTCAAAAAATCCCAAACAAAAAAGCAGATCATCGTATATCCTAATTCGGGAGAACTCTACCATCCGGAAGATAAGACCTGGTCAGGAAAAAGTAATCTCAAGACTTGTGCTTCCTGGGCCAGTACCTGGATAGAGGCAGGTGCCGACATAATAGGCGGCTGTTGTAGAATGCTCCCGGCCCATCTCAATGAAATGAAAATAGCGCTCAAGGAATGAGGCCATGGGACTCTTTTCCTATTTTTATTTTATTAATTAGCACAAACATGAAAATTGAATGTATCAAAGCTGATATTACCACCATTGTGGTTGATGCCATTGTGAACGCGGCAAATACCTCGCTTATCGGAGGCGGTGGAGTGGATGGAGCTATTCATAGAAAGGGGGGAAAAGCGATTCTGGATGATTGCATCAAAATTCGTCAAAGACAAGGCGGCTGTAAGCCAGGAGAAGCTGTAATTACTACAGCAGGAAATCTTCCGGCTCAATTTGTCATTCATACGGTAGGTCCAGTGTGGCAGGGGGGAAAAAAGGCAGAATCTGACAAGCTTGGTAATTGTTACATCAATTCCTTGCAACTTGCGGAAGAACATGCTTTGAAGAGCCTGGCTTTTCCCAACATAAGTACAGGCATCTATCGCTATCCTAAA includes:
- a CDS encoding helix-turn-helix transcriptional regulator, whose translation is MAIIVRLDVELAKRKMSLTELSEKVNISMKNLSLLKKGHVRAIRFSTLNAICEALDCKPGDILDFEHEKVS
- a CDS encoding DUF2975 domain-containing protein, yielding MKKSLPNFLYYSSNLGMGFFGLVIPYVLFIALLAFTGQLPENFTAFFEVPVQLENPSSYYKPHSLDENFQVQYIEVKKANLEILVKERSWSQSLGYIHAGIYLSFYFFILFFLGKIFKSFKDGESFSSKNPARIRKIGFLAVSLGFYEYLIILFSCVYFHDKFELINGTTIAYPSLWEIKYSAVFMGLIFLALAEVFNKGKELQELESQTV
- a CDS encoding GNAT family N-acetyltransferase, producing the protein MITYRTATKEDARRIAQLHALSWQQNYKGILNDQYLDQEVRNDRMKVWDKRLNEPRENQHIILAFDENILCGFACAYADKDPKWGALLDNLHIFGDWKGKGIGAELMRQSAAWVHQRNPDSNYYLWVLEKNEGATRFYKRLGGEIVETTLDDMPGGGQASIHRIVWTDLQPLLKK
- the msrB gene encoding peptide-methionine (R)-S-oxide reductase MsrB, producing MLKWTDVIRFAKKGNPTPDRTVRKSEEEWKAQLTPDQYTITRLKGTERAFSSEMCGLFEPGIYACVCCETELFDSAEKFESGTGWPSFTQPLKENAVAYHADFTHGMYRIETTCNTCEAHLGHVFPDGPGEGGLRYCMNAVALQKVEKVEG
- the mmuM gene encoding homocysteine S-methyltransferase; translation: MQISLPSPLLLDAGLASLLESKGHNLDHPLWSAFLLKENPQAIFEAHLEHLHAGAQIITTASYQASLPGFKEIGIDRREANKLLQLSVQLAVEARDTFLQKQNTDIWIAASLGPYGAYLADGSEYRGNYGISRKDLTSFHRERVEAMMETEADIFACETLPSLEEALVLAELMQEYRKAAWISFSCQDGERTNEGQKLLTCAEALESFEEIFAIGVNCSPPQYVLSLIQELKKSQTKKQIIVYPNSGELYHPEDKTWSGKSNLKTCASWASTWIEAGADIIGGCCRMLPAHLNEMKIALKE
- a CDS encoding O-acetyl-ADP-ribose deacetylase — translated: MKIECIKADITTIVVDAIVNAANTSLIGGGGVDGAIHRKGGKAILDDCIKIRQRQGGCKPGEAVITTAGNLPAQFVIHTVGPVWQGGKKAESDKLGNCYINSLQLAEEHALKSLAFPNISTGIYRYPKEAAAKVAIESVSNYQTESLEKVIFVCFDQENFDIYHNLLK